The following is a genomic window from Nicotiana tabacum cultivar K326 chromosome 3, ASM71507v2, whole genome shotgun sequence.
CTCGATATTGTTTAAAGTAAGGCAATCTTTATCAAAAAATGATCGGTGTACCCTTAGCAAGGTGCCTCGGGCCTTCTCAAACGGAATATGTAATGAGAGAGatacacgaggggcattgtggAAATCACACAAGAGGGCGATCACTGGTAAGAACCATGATTAGAACAGGCTATTATTGGCCTAAAAATGAAGAGGAAACGGAAAATTTCGTGGCTATGATAAATGCCAAAGATACGGTAATAACATGCATAGACCTATGGAGTTTctacatccggtcattgcaccgtggccttttatgaaatgggggatggatatcgtgggtccacttTCACAAGCAAAAGGAAAGGTAAAATTCTTGCTTGTACTCACTGACtactttactaaatgggtagaagcaggagtatttaaacaggtacgagaaaaaaaATCAGAGATTTTATTTGGTgaaacatcatatgtcgattcagtgtaccaaaggaaatcgtgtgtgataatggccagcaatttataggcgcacaaatcatagaattttttcaaagttggcagatagGATTACCTCCACACCTtaccatccggtgggtaatggtcaagctgaatcaacaaataaagtcatTGTCAACAATTTGAAGAAACGATTGGAAGAATCAAAAGGCAATTGGTCAGAATTGCTACCCGGTGTTTTATGGGCGTACCACACGACAACAAAAACAAGTACGGGAGAAACACCAATATCATTAGTGTACGGagctgaagccttaattccagttgagataggggagCCAAGCATGAGGTATACGTAAGCGTCAGAAGAATCCAATGAAGAAGAAATGCGCATAAAccttgatttacttgaaggaaaaagggaagctacattaataagaataacaacacaAAAACAAGTCATGGAACGACACTAAAATAGGAAGGCACGTctaagatacttcaagattggggacttcgtacATAAGAAAGTTTTTCAATCCACAAAGGCAACTAATAAGGGCAAATTAAGTCCATCCTGGGAAGGACCTTACAAGATTCATGGTAtcgcgggaaaaggagcatacgagttggaaacAATTGATGGCAAGATATTACCTTCACATTGGAAAGCCGTTCacttgaagagatactatttctaagaaGTACCCACAGTCAGGTATcctcattttaaaattttatttttgaattgttaaaattttactaacgattttagatgataggaaaAAAGCTAACCCATACTAAATGATGAATAACGACCTACAAGGCACGTGGAAAAATATAAATTTCCGTtctagggttacaactattctgatagAAAATCAAGCGGGTTAAGCaatcttcatctataatcgcacctccgagtctcgtatgtttttttctttttagggaaaggaccaaatgagaggaataatcaagtgctcgagacttcatacttcaaatctcaaacacttgggggactatataatataaaTAAGGCAAAGAATATTGGGAAATAATCAAAGTTCAAGCCTAAAAAGTTTATTCATTGAATGAGTCAAGTGCAGAGCAAAGTTATGAGCTGAAGCCAAAGAAAACCTTATTATAGTTAGGTTAAAGACAATGTACTGAAACgagttataaataaaaaccttgTGTTTTATTGACTTTTTTGAAATCTGTTGTAAATAAAACAGTTACGAAAAAGTTATAAAAGttatttaaatacatgtaaggtgttatttaaaacttgactaagttcaaataaaaacttgtcaaagttattccaagaaacatgtgtattcctatttcttttgtcGTACATTAACatcattatgaagttgagacgtcttcttcattaagtgtcgaatataaaagggtcctcttttataaaattcataatTGATTTAAACATTCATGGAGTTAAAAAAGCATTTTGCAAAATAAAAGTGCAAACTACTGAATAAGTCCTTAAAATATAAAGGCAAGAATGagcaaaataaaagttcaaaaataactACGAAAACTTCTTAGTATTAAAAAGTTTAGACTaaatatgaacttagtcataaactaaGAGTTATTTATACAAAACGCCCCGAAAAAGATCTGGGGACTTGATGTTTTTAACAAACCCTCAAATAAGACTGAGGGTTGTAACCACATtccaccaaaaaagaaaaagaagtcacaTATCATAGACTTGTCACTGAGGGGCTGAAGTAGGAACCGAAGAAGGATCACCAGCAGCAATAGACTCAAGTTGATTTGAAGGAGTTGTAACACTCACCGTACCCAAATCATCTTCAATATGTTCAGAAGTTTCAGCCACGGGAGAGGGAAAGTCTTGGCCTTGCTGAGTCTTTTTAATGGTTTCTTTAATTTTAGCTAACTCAGCTTCCAAGTTAAAGTTCTCTTGGCTAACTTTCACAATGGTATCATGGCGGGAATTCAAAAACGCCTAACTCACTTCAATTGCGGACTTGTACTCAAGAATCTCATAATCTTTCTCCCATTCAGCAATTTCATTTTTGAGCTTCTTATTCTCAGCCAAGGCAGAATCATAAGAAGTTTGAAGAGAAGCATGCAAGCTTTCTAAGGAACGAACCTTATCAGAAGATTCCCGGAGGTCTTCTTGAGTCTGGGTTAGAGTTTGCACGAGTTCATCGGCATACACTTCTTTCTCACTTGAGAAAGCCTTCAACTCTCTGATTTCTTCACTAGCCTTGGAGAGTTGCTCGGAAAAAAAAAGTTTCGAGAAGATTCTTGTTCTTACCGGCTTGATTTGAGGAAGCTCTTTGAACCGCCAATTCCGAAGTTAAaccctcaactgctgctctaagGTGCACTTGTTCTCTTCTAACACTTCTATGCCAATTTGAAGGCTTTCATATTGTTCTCTCAAGTTGTCTGCTTCAACTTGATACTCAAGCATTAATTGCTCCGTGTGAGAAACCCTCTTCATCATTGCTGTACCAACAAGGTTAAtctaaaaagagaaaagaagaagaagtaagaACCTTAACAAAAGGGAATAACAAATCATTAAAAAAGAATACCTTTAATGATGATTGTATTATATTGTTCATCCAAGTTAAAGAGTTATGGCTCTCAAGCTTGGCTCTCTCGATTGGACCAATTAGTGGTTTCAACCACACGTCAGCCCCACCGGATTTTCTCAAAAGATTACCATCGGCAGGGACCTCGATGATAACCTGTTTCATGGCTCCACTCCCGCTTGAAGAACCAATCTCAATTTGTTGAACAGTTGTAGGAGGAACTATGAAAGGAGTCAAAACAACCTGGGGAGGAGTAACAATGGCAACAGTCACGACTGGCAAAGAAGGTACCACAGGAGCAGATATAGAAAAAGAAGCAAGGGGTGCTTCATTAGAAACTGGGCCTAAACTTTCATTACCAAAACCGCGGGCAAAAAGTTGTTCATCAAAATCATGAGCAGCAGCGGGAGTATCATCATTCGAAATCACCAACGAGGCTTCAACAAGCTCGATGGGAGGAATAGAACGAGGGGAGATGCTTCATCATCTGAAATAATTCGTCTTCTAGCCTGTGGCCTTTTAATTAAAGAACCCCCATCttgttcttcttcctcttcagagTCTTGATCAACAGTAGCTttccttttcgatgaagaacccAAAATTATCTCTTGGACCCTTTCCAAAGAAATTCTGGAAGCTACAACGGCCTCAACACTTATGCCTCGAATGGgaaatcctgacaaaaagaaggatcaaaataatttttggaGGAAGTAATAAgtgaatttataaaaataaaaaaaaactcttaccatgagtttttactTTCTAACCAAATCGATGAGAAAGATTTTTTCAAGACCTACTGTCCATTGGAGCAACATTCAATAGCTTCCttacccaaccacggaagttggaaatttcatcaacaaatctcatggttgctgaaaaagaaaaggaaaattaaaatgatgatcatcaaaattgagaaaaagataCGAGAAAGCTATTGAAAGAAAactcacgtgcaaaattccacttctcatgAAAGGGAACATTttcatcacccactaaaccaacagtgggagCAGCAACAAACCTGGCGTACCAGCCACAGTCTTTATCATCTTCTGGACTGACCAGAACTCTTTTGCTTCTTGCCACTAGAGTAAAGACTTCTTGGCAAAAGAGTTTGGGAGAATAGAGATGGACTAAATGAAAAAATGTAAAAGGTAGACCAGTCATGTTGGCCAAATGCCTCAAACAAGCAACAACCCTCCACACAATAGGGCCAATTTGTCCTAAACAGACGTcgaaaaagtgacaaaattcgaGGATAACAGGATCAATAGCAGGTTTGAAACCCAACGTGAAAGTatatgtataaacaaaagaaaacccagTTAAATAAGAGGTGATTCTTTGGTTCGCATTGGGGATTATAATGGGAAAGTCATGACTCCAATGGGAATCTCTGCGAACTATAGAAATCAAACCTTCAGTAATCTGAGTCGGGTAGATGTCAACACGATCTAATGAAGACAGTTGGTTTCTGATGGATTCTCTATCATTGTAGAAAGATAATTCTGCATGAACAATTTCATCCACTAAAGGTTCACGAAGAGGTTCAGTGAGTTCTTTAGTCCTAGATGAAGATCTTTGAGAAAGTGAACCCCTAGTTCTAGAAGGTGGAGTAAAACTCGATGAAGGAATAGAGGGGCCTCGTGATAAAGAAGACCCTAAACTACGAAACTTTCCTCCTCTTCTACTTCTAATAGGAGCAAGAGAAAGGTTGTCAACAATGGGGACTCTCtgagggttagggtttgaagaagacatagtagtacgaggaagaagaaaattaaAATTGAATACTCTAAACTTTTTGTGAAAAAAACAAAGGTaaaaagttatatttatagtCAGAAGCAACCGTCAAAGGAAAAGGCGTAATGATGGAAACATCATAATGAGAACTGTCGCTTCGTAATTGGTGAAGCCGTAAAAAAGCCTTAAAAGGCGCTGAAGGATTGTAGAGCCAACTAGGAGATGCCATGTGTCATGGACATTAAATGGAAGAGACAGATGAAATATCAGTTCCTGGGAAGAATTAATGGCGGCAAATATTCCCGCTTGAATGaggtccacttcccaaatattctattgatgaataaatgacaagtgggggactatctgtattgggaaaattAAGTTTATATATGGAATTCATTATAAGATGATACGTCATGACACATGGACCAGTCAAAGAAGGATAGATGATGAAGAGTAATCAAAGAGGCACGAGCTTCAACATACATGGGTAGATATTTAGGGAAAAAGCAAGGAGGATAGGCGCTCGAACCTCTTTAAGATGGAAGGGAATGAATCTGATAGTAAATAAGGTATAGATACGTACTATTGGGCATTAAATACGGAAAACGTTAAGGAATCTGTATTGAATCAAATGTGATTACTGATTGTaacgttacattaaatgtcattaaTCGACAATAATGGCTCAATTATGGTAGAAACGAAACGTATTGCCTAgcaatagctataaaaggagaagactgATCATTTGTAAGGAAACGAAAATACTATTGGAATACATTGATTTGCTTTGCATTCGGTTATTATTTCTCAATTATTCCTATTtctatttgattatcagtaacccgagttatTCTAAtataagctttgaccgaaatccttatttttggttaaacaacaTAGACTTGTGATACCATGTAACAATGTATATTTCACAAAGATCTGTTCACCGTACATGGAGAGATATTTATAGTATTTTATATGTTCATAAAAATGACTAAACTATCCTTAGGTTACAATATCTATTACACAATTTTCACCATTCCAGGTAATGGAGAAACCAACTACGATTATAGGGGAGTAATATTTTCATCCTTAACAAGAGGTCTCGAGTTCGAACTTTGGGTATAGAGTTCGTTAGAGAGTGTTTTATGTAGAATTTCCTGCACGAATTTAGATTTAGTCGAGCCTCAATACAGGTAGCGAACAAAAAGTGGAACACTAAAAAAGAATAATTGCATGGACTTCCCTTCATGCTTGGTTTTATCACAATAACCTCCCTTGTGATTTACAATATGAAGCCAAACGTCTCTAAAattatctataaaaaaaaattgcacttagGCAACAGTGAAAATCTTTAACTAATAGCCTCAAAGAAGGCTATTTGTGCAAATAACCCTTTATATCTAACAGAGAGGGTGTTTGCCTAAACTTATAAGTTGGTTAAACTAGCTTATAAGTATTTTTCGGCTTATCTACGCATTTGGTAAAGTTAAAAGTACTTATataagccaaaagtcataagctagacacccccaacttatgaatttttagcttataagcacttttagtttgaccaaagtttttactattttattttatccttaaaatattcctTTCTAGAAAAAAACTCTTACATCAATACTCACTGCCTCAAGTATTTTATCCTATTTAAGTTTATATTTGACTGAGAAACTTTcgccaatttattaattattataacttataattgtatatttatcataaaataaattatatttatcataaaaattatcttatctaagcacagttgtatttaaaataaaataataaataaaatattttctatttgaaTCGATCTAGAAtctaaaattttaaagaaattacgccCTTATACTTGTAAACAGTTCTaaggttatttaagtcattttaacagaaaaagagCTTATCGGCACTTTTTTATCAAATATTATATAGTAACTTATTATCAATTTAAACACTTATACCTAAACACATAACTACTTATTTATTAAATTACTTCCGCCACTTAAAAGTACTTTTAGCTGCTATGCTAATGCTTGTGAGCTACTTCAGATGAGCTTATCCAAAAAGGCTCCAAATTCCTCAATCCCTTGTCAGTTGTCTCTCTCTCCTATTTCTGTTTTCTTTGCAAAACAAAGGAAAACAAGACAAGGAGCGGAAATCCAAAAGAAAATGTCggaacccctcttcatttcacaCACCGTTGCTGCTTCACTCAAGcacaaacttcaacttccaaaacccaGAAACTATATAATAAACCCATGGATGAATTGCAGTTCAGTTCGACTCACAACTAAATGTTGTGGCAAAGTCAATAATAGATGGTCCCTTAATGGCATGAATGCTCTTGTCACTGTTGGCACTCGAGGCATTGGGTACTTTTTCATTTGCTAGTTCATGATTCATGTTCTGTTTCATTGTATATGACACTATGATTATTCCGGAGTCAACCAGTTTTTAGTTGACTTTAATTTCTTAAGGATTTATAAATGAACTGCAATTTCATGCTGTAGAATGTTTACTGccttaatttttttcttaattattcaACCTACTATGGGTAGTTAACTTTAATTACTTATAAGTGTTATAAAATCTTTTTACAcggtaaggggtcgtttggttactGGGATTAGGATAATAATCCCCATATAAAATCTGGGATTACAATTTTCATTTACCCATGTGTGGTTATTGGTATTAGCTAAAATCGGTATACTAAAATCTTGGTGTTATCTATGCCATACTGAATGTGGGATTATAATCCCAGTATTGTAATCCGCGGATATCCTTTTCCGAAACAAACGATCCCTAAGGGTACTAGTTGTTAGAAAATTTAGTATAAGAAATGTGGTTTTCCGGATGATTTTGTAAACAGTATTCTTTGTGGAAATAACAAATGTAGCCATTGGCACATTCACACAGTCACAAACCCAATTACGATTTTACTGTAAAAATTTCGATTAAGAGTAGTGTATGTGTAGTTTTTAAATATATAGGTTATATGTCAAGAAGATTAAGCACATGAAACATTTACGATTTCAAGCCAAAAATTAGGTTCTTTGGTCTTGTACTCTGTATCATCATTCTTTTTTAGACGGAAGAAATAACTACTACAGCCGCTGGCACATGTTCAATCACAAAATCCAGTAATTTGTATGTTGTTTTCTTGATTactcatatttaattgagtatttgcATTCTGTCGATGTGAATTGTTCTACAATTAGGCATGCAATTGTGGAGGAATTGTGTGGATTAGGAGCTACTGTGCATACGTGTGCACGGAATGAAGATGAGCTTGGGACATGTTTGAGGAGCTGGAAAGATGAGGGCTTTGCAGTGTCTGGCTCCTTATGTGATGTGTCTTCTCAAGTTGATCGCCAGAAGTTAATGGAAGTTGTTTCTTCTACATTCGACGGGAGGCTCAATATTCTTGTAGGTGTCTCATTCACTTAAGCACTTACTAGTAGCATTATATCTCAATGATATTTGTATGTAGCAACATTGTTAACCTTCATTCCGCAGTTAATCAGCAATTGGCAAATAGCACATTACAACGAAAGGCAAAATCTACAAAGCTATTACCAAAGTTGTAATGTGTTAccagaaaagaatgaaaagagaaagtagATCCAATTGGAACTGAAGGGTTTTTCTTTTTTAAGCTGAAAAATTAGAGCAGGGTTagatataaacaatacgttcatcGGATATCAGTCTGCAATGGTTTGGAGAGTTAGGTAATGGAGATTAAATTGGAGTAAAGGCTGCCAAGGATCTTGAAAGAGTAGAAATAATTTGTCTTAAAAGATTGATAAAGATGATTCTGCCTCCCATTTGTTATCTCTATCTCTTGTCATTTGTCAACATCTCTGTCAACAATTTTAAGAAAGTATCAGAAAACAGGTCGAGCAATCTGACTCAAAATCGTCTTGTTTCATATGATGTTTCTGGGAAGCTTTCCATCTATTTGAGCCAATTAAGAAGCTCTGGTTGTTGTTATTCTCTATGCTCCTCTCGTCACTCCTAAATTCTACCTCTTATTTACTGCTTTCTGTGTTAGGTTATGTATAACTATTTCCTTGTAGAGAATAATTGGTAAAAGTAGCATTTATCCAGTTGCATATAATTACAACTAAAGAGTAGGAGACTGGAATTTGAATCATTGTTGGGTAATAGATACATTGCATCATGTATCACTTTGCTCCTCGACTTATACATGTTGTCTGATATCCTACTTCTTCTTGATAATTGACCTGGCATCTCTGTTGACAGTTGACGCAACTATCTTTGAACTTATTTTCATCTAGCTTTGTTGGAGCACTTGCATGCATTAATAGATGAACTAATAAGTCAATTGGCTTTGATTCATTCCTCAGTAGATAAACAACGTGGGGACCAATATTCGCAAAGCTATGGTGGATTTTACAGCTGAAGAGTTTTCCACTCTCATGGGAACAAATTTTGAATCTGTCTTCCATCTGTCTCAGTTGGCTTATCCCCTTCTGAAAGAATCTGGAGCTGGAAGTGTTGTGTTCACTTCTTCTGTCTCAGGTTTTATCTCATTGAAATCTATGTCTGTACAAGGAGCAACAAAAGGTAAGACCTTCCTTCCCATTTATTTACAACATTTGGGTTGATAGAGAGTATGACGGTGAAATGCCATCATCTTTTCCACTTGACTTCTTTCTGTAGGAGCAATTAATCAACTTACAAAATATTTGGCATGTGAGTGGGCTAAAGACAACATCAGGAGTAATGCTGTTGCACCTTGGTACATCAAAACATCCATGGTGGAACAAGTAAATATGAACTTTCTTCTTTTCAGTAGTCCTATTACAAATGGTGTTGTTTTTTATGAACTGCGTCCTTTTGATATCCTCTGAGGTAGTCTTTGGTCTCAAATACACGTATCCCAATTTTTCTAGCATACCAGTATCATGTATTTGACTTTCAATTCTTAAGATTAGCATAATCAGAGGGTTACATGacacttttatcatttttattgaGGTTCAGATTCAATAGTATCTATGTCCTACATGTATCCCGATGCTTATGCGTTTTCATGCTATAACAAAACTGAACACCAAAAGAGTGGGTTCTTGGGGGGCGAACAAGAGGTCAACTAAGGTTGAGAAGTTCAAGTGCTATATTATAAGGATTCTATATTATAAGGATCATAGAATCTTCTAAAGCAACAGAGTCATTGGGTAAACTGGCCACAGGTCATGATTGTTTGAGCTTCTAGAAGACAAAGGGAAATTACTGGTGTTTCATGAAAAGTCAATGTGAGTATTGCAGCACAATGCCCACCTTGGTCCTTCATTCCCTTTGTTCCTGGAGAAAAGAAACGTTAGTATCAGAAGGGAAATGCTCATGATCAACAGAGTTCAGACCTGACAAGAGATGTCCAGTCTGGATTGCTTTCACATTGTGATAGCCTCGCGCCTTTGTAATCACTGTTGCCCATTTTTGCTATCGCAATTCTTTTGAACCAGAAAATCAAGTGTCAAATCCTGGTATAGACAGCTGAAGGGAGAGGTGCAGTGATCCACGAAATCGGAACTCTAAATCCTCAAACTATGCTTCTGCCAATACAGATCAAAAGTGCCACCCGCCCATTGCTCAGATGAGAGTAAATTAATAGTAGCAAGAGGAGAGTTTGTGTACTATGAAAAACGAGTTGGCAAGAAGAAGTTGAGCTAAGCGAGAGAGCAGCACTGGCGAGTTTGTTCAAATTCGATTGCCATTCCAATAAAAAATTTTGAGGAAGAAgtggaaaaaaaaagtaaaaaaaaaaagagagtagCCATGTGGAGGTCGAGAAGAGGTCTCGAGCAGCCTAAGCCTGCAACCTGCGCCTATGTGCACTTTACGGCACACATTTTGTGCCATGCATCAACTACTcgtttgtggtggtgggtatacTCACATGTTATATAACTATTTTGTTGAAATGTTACTTTATAgtttatacatacatacatatagtGTGAGCCAAATGCAGCATTGTAAGAGTAGATGTAAGGAAATCGGATGTAAGGGCAGTTCATAAAGCTCAGGGTAAATACAAGAATGATGGCTCTTTTCCAGGCCCCCAGATTGGGAACAACTTATTTGGTGCTTTCTTTATGCTGATCCTCACGTTAGCAATCATCTATGAAAAAGCCATTCCGTTAACGTCATTGTATTGTCAAATTGCTAGCTGCATCAAATGTTCATTTTCTCTGTTTCAGGACGTCAACCAAACAGCAATTCATGTTTGAGTTTCTGTTTTTTCAATTGTttgttaatacttaaataactgATGCCCTTTTCATGTTCAGGTGCTGAGTAACAAAGAGTATTTGCAAGAAGTATATGACCGGACTCCACTTGGGCGTCTGGGAGAACCATCCGAGGTTTCATCTCTTGTGGGATTCCTTTGTCTTCCTGCATCTTCGTACATCACTGGCCAGATAATCTGTGTTGACGGTGGAATGTCTGTAAATGGCTTTTACCCTCACCATGGCTAGAGGAATAGAGCCTCTAGGTATGTAGTATCACAACATTTCATAGGAAAATTTTGTCCAAATGCATTAAATGCATCGTTGGCTGGACCTTCCATTGTGTTGGAAAAAGTTTTTTTGGAAGATCAATTTTTGACTGTTGGCTCATTGACTAGTGGTAGCTTAGGAATTAAATTACTATTTAGGTAATCTTAACCTTAGTGCTCGTTCATTTTGGCAATATGAGCATTCAAACCAACTGGTTGAGCAGGCTAAAAGTACTATATcatttcgtcccatttttccAATGCAGTGCTGGTTCTGCTATTTTAACTAGATTTCTTCATGTAAAAAGTATAATcttggcattcatttttacacTGGTGCCATATATTAAGCCCTGCTTGCATCTCTTCAAACTCACTAGTGCAGTATATGCAACATTTCTGCAGCTTTCCTGTGCAACAGGTTTCTGAAATTGAACCATCATATCTGCCTTGTTGAGCCCTTTCTTTTGTGTTTTGATTATGTTGGAAACTCTCTTCCTTATGATGATCACTCATGGTGCCGTCTTCTCTGGCTTGATATCTTCATCCATTAACTAGACCAAGTCTTTTCCCACATAATGCTCCATGTTAAAATACCAACCTGCAGTTAGTTTGGCTAAAATGCATTTGAGTTGAGTTATCAAATGCGCACACAACATCAACAACCCCCCTCTACCGAGGGGCGGAAGAAGGGGGTTCGTGGTGTGTAGGGTTTTCCAAGAGTGTGTGTAGTATGTTAAACATtcttgagttgaaagaattgaactTCCAAGTTACCTGATAATGTGATCCAGATCTCTGTATCTTCAATAACTGACCAATGCATATTGAATTTCTCCAATATTATGTTTGATTAGCTTCAGATTGCAAGAGGTCAAATTATGTTGTctgacaaaaaaaaattatttcgaaGTTGGTATGGATTTACAGCAATGTGAAGTATTGAAATTTGGTCACTTGATTGTCCAAATTTTCTACCTCTCCCCTGTCCCTTCTTGTCTTTGTTAGTGGAGAAAATAATCGAACTTTCATTCAATAGTATATGCCTCGTGcttagtggtggcaaaatggttcaaagaaaaacaagtcagatatggataagaaccatattatccatttagaaaatggataatcaaTAGGTAACCAATGGATAttacttttacatttgtaaagcctcaaattgggagttcctcaagttagggagactaacaattctctcaaaagtgatcatatgcaagaagtcatggataatatggttactcatattatccgccggttaacccgttttttatccgtattaaatatgagtcGGATTGGATAATTTAGCCGTTTTTCATTACCCGtttcgacccgaaccatatccaACCCGACCCGTCCGTTTTCCACTCCTACTCGTGCTACAAACTTATGCTAAATAATCAAGGTCTATTAGAAACATGGAAATCTACTTATGAAGCAATGTTTCAATGTAAAGGTAACTACATATAGCAGCGGACCTCAAACATGTCTTACAAGTTTTTTACGCTCTCTATCTCAATTTATGTAACGTTCTTAGCGAAAATGTAGTTTACATATACGATGACATTTGCACAACCATAAAAGCATGCCATTAagggcaatttttttttttaatttaaat
Proteins encoded in this region:
- the LOC107795610 gene encoding tropinone reductase homolog At5g06060, which gives rise to MSLSKKAPNSSIPCQLSLSPISVFFAKQRKTRQGAEIQKKMSEPLFISHTVAASLKHKLQLPKPRNYIINPWMNCSSVRLTTKCCGKVNNRWSLNGMNALVTVGTRGIGHAIVEELCGLGATVHTCARNEDELGTCLRSWKDEGFAVSGSLCDVSSQVDRQKLMEVVSSTFDGRLNILINNVGTNIRKAMVDFTAEEFSTLMGTNFESVFHLSQLAYPLLKESGAGSVVFTSSVSGFISLKSMSVQGATKGAINQLTKYLACEWAKDNIRSNAVAPWYIKTSMVEQVLSNKEYLQEVYDRTPLGRLGEPSEVSSLVGFLCLPASSYITGQIICVDGGMSVNGFYPHHG